The Haloplanus sp. CK5-1 genome contains a region encoding:
- a CDS encoding IS701 family transposase has protein sequence MMPITDFLSCTHVFDEFESLSSAQCHHAKTYATGLVAASNKTVAGIAREVLPAGDKRALNKFLTEYNWDEQQFNHERLEELQKHGETRWSKDGYIILDDTITEKAGDDVPGVGHFYDHAEGDTVWGQDLIYAFYADDKTAYPLTFRLYEKQDEDDQNHDTKYDLAREIVTELEDEVGVPADTYLFDSWFAHDSDLPERIESYDKDWIGPLRSNRQVTYAGEEISVDALAERIDTVERNVEDETYHIWTKKLPVSQLGDVKLVLAEKETDEENEKNPVKYLATNKIDAPTEHIIRSYGMRWRIETFFEDSKQDLGLGDCEMQTDEGASRHWHLLMAAYSLVRLDPDLSALGTVRSKASSLRANLEHSLKEAVYNLLSWVRDNDDRSVDDLMEDIDHLFVHSTADANVQS, from the coding sequence ATGATGCCGATTACGGACTTCTTGTCGTGCACGCACGTGTTCGACGAGTTTGAGTCGTTGTCATCTGCGCAATGTCATCACGCGAAAACCTACGCCACCGGTCTTGTTGCGGCCAGCAACAAGACCGTGGCAGGCATCGCACGCGAAGTCCTTCCAGCTGGAGACAAACGCGCTCTCAACAAGTTCCTCACCGAGTACAACTGGGACGAACAGCAATTCAACCACGAACGCCTCGAAGAACTCCAAAAACACGGTGAAACACGCTGGTCAAAGGATGGCTACATTATCCTCGACGACACGATTACCGAGAAAGCCGGGGACGACGTCCCCGGCGTCGGCCACTTCTACGATCACGCTGAAGGTGACACTGTCTGGGGCCAAGACCTCATCTACGCCTTCTACGCCGACGACAAAACCGCCTACCCACTCACCTTCCGCCTCTACGAAAAACAGGACGAAGACGACCAAAATCACGACACCAAGTACGATCTCGCCCGCGAGATCGTCACCGAACTCGAAGACGAGGTAGGTGTCCCGGCGGACACCTACCTCTTCGACTCGTGGTTCGCCCACGATTCTGACCTTCCTGAACGCATCGAATCCTACGACAAAGACTGGATCGGCCCGCTCCGGAGCAACCGACAGGTGACCTACGCCGGCGAAGAGATCAGCGTCGATGCGCTGGCAGAGCGCATCGACACGGTCGAGCGTAACGTTGAGGACGAAACCTACCACATCTGGACAAAGAAGCTTCCCGTCTCCCAACTGGGAGACGTGAAGCTGGTCCTCGCTGAGAAAGAAACTGACGAAGAAAACGAAAAGAACCCGGTCAAGTACCTCGCCACGAACAAGATCGACGCACCGACCGAGCACATTATCCGCTCCTACGGGATGCGGTGGCGCATCGAGACGTTCTTCGAGGACTCGAAGCAGGATCTCGGCTTGGGAGACTGCGAGATGCAGACCGACGAAGGTGCCAGTCGGCACTGGCACCTTCTGATGGCTGCCTACAGTCTCGTCCGTCTTGATCCCGACTTGAGCGCCTTGGGGACGGTTCGCTCGAAAGCGTCATCGCTTCGAGCGAACCTCGAACACTCCCTGAAAGAAGCCGTGTACAACCTTCTCTCGTGGGTTCGAGACAACGATGATCGTAGCGTCGACGACCTGATGGAAGATATTGATCACCTCTTCGTTCACTCAACAGCCGACGCTAACGTTCAAAGCTGA
- a CDS encoding IS6 family transposase — MDLSFVERKRTPEWAIQLGIRCHLAGMSTRDASQFLDELGVQRSHVAVHNWVHKADLQPMSTVSADQLAVDEKVIRINGDDYWLYGAVDPQTNEILQFRLFPATTKQTTRWFLTELHRQYRLDGVEFLVDDADYLVNVLDEDGYRFQMISHGNRNAIERVFWEIERRTSSFATSFSHVEPQTAESWLKALAVRHNSRQS; from the coding sequence ATCGACTTGTCGTTTGTGGAGCGAAAGCGGACTCCCGAGTGGGCGATTCAACTGGGCATCCGGTGTCATCTCGCCGGTATGTCAACAAGGGATGCCAGTCAGTTTCTCGATGAGTTGGGAGTCCAACGCAGTCACGTCGCGGTTCACAACTGGGTGCACAAGGCCGATCTACAGCCGATGTCGACGGTGAGTGCGGATCAACTTGCGGTTGACGAGAAAGTGATCCGTATCAACGGCGACGACTACTGGCTGTACGGTGCCGTCGATCCCCAAACAAACGAAATCCTGCAGTTCAGGCTGTTTCCAGCGACGACGAAACAGACGACGCGATGGTTTCTGACCGAGCTGCATCGGCAATATCGGCTAGATGGCGTCGAATTTCTCGTCGATGACGCCGATTATCTAGTGAACGTCCTCGACGAAGACGGGTACCGATTCCAGATGATTTCACACGGGAATCGGAATGCCATCGAACGTGTCTTTTGGGAGATAGAACGACGGACCTCCTCATTTGCAACCAGTTTCAGCCATGTCGAACCACAGACAGCAGAATCGTGGCTCAAAGCCCTCGCCGTCCGGCACAATTCACGCCAAAGTTAA
- a CDS encoding transposase encodes MSSATLQDDPSVESFFNAVETETLALFEHLSFEFLEGFDVFAPAETGRTRDLEPPEMMRGFLHCYYKNIYGIRPVARELNNTVVWLSCSFDRPPSRDAVDRFLTDLEHVVDRVFDHLVEQAALRGLLDLTYSIDSTDVRAMPADPDASKCYDPTDDEYYYGYGCTIVSTGQKIPIAAEFTESKQAPEETAMRVTRDALAVGKPMWMLGDSAYDTLDWHDHLLAAGVVPVAPYNPRNTDDPKDIEYRVEDRIEKHSNDVQLKQSTLDETYNRRSGVERTNESVKGCGLGRTHARGRVHARAQVFLALCLRLVVAITNYERGDNPGSTIITV; translated from the coding sequence ATGAGTTCAGCGACCCTGCAAGATGATCCTTCGGTAGAATCGTTCTTCAATGCCGTGGAAACGGAGACGTTGGCGTTGTTCGAGCACCTCTCCTTCGAGTTTCTTGAAGGGTTCGACGTGTTCGCCCCGGCGGAGACGGGGCGAACACGAGATCTTGAGCCGCCCGAGATGATGCGTGGCTTTCTCCATTGCTATTACAAGAACATCTACGGTATCCGTCCGGTTGCACGAGAACTGAACAACACCGTTGTCTGGCTCAGCTGTAGCTTCGATCGACCGCCGTCGAGAGACGCGGTCGATCGATTCCTCACTGATCTTGAGCACGTTGTTGACCGGGTCTTCGACCATCTCGTCGAGCAGGCCGCCTTGCGGGGCCTGCTCGACTTGACGTATTCTATCGATTCAACCGACGTGAGAGCGATGCCCGCCGATCCAGACGCATCGAAGTGCTATGATCCAACCGATGACGAGTACTACTACGGCTACGGCTGCACGATCGTCTCAACCGGGCAAAAGATCCCGATTGCAGCCGAGTTCACCGAGAGCAAACAAGCACCAGAAGAGACGGCGATGCGCGTCACGCGTGACGCGCTCGCCGTCGGGAAACCGATGTGGATGCTTGGAGACAGTGCCTACGACACGCTCGACTGGCACGACCACCTGCTGGCCGCAGGGGTCGTGCCAGTCGCTCCGTACAATCCACGAAACACCGACGACCCGAAAGATATCGAGTACAGGGTAGAAGACCGCATTGAAAAACACAGCAACGACGTTCAGCTGAAGCAATCAACGCTAGACGAGACGTACAACCGCCGGAGTGGCGTCGAACGAACCAACGAATCAGTCAAGGGCTGCGGCCTCGGGCGAACGCACGCCCGAGGCCGCGTCCATGCACGAGCGCAGGTGTTCCTCGCGTTGTGTCTGCGCCTCGTCGTCGCAATCACCAACTACGAACGCGGAGACAATCCGGGAAGCACAATCATCACGGTGTGA